A region of Ignatzschineria larvae DSM 13226 DNA encodes the following proteins:
- the polA gene encoding DNA polymerase I encodes MSKTFLVIDGSNFLFRAFHALPPLKSPDGRPTGAIRGVINMFEKLMREFRPDYLGVIFDASGKSFRNDLFEEYKAHRPPMPDDLRAQIEPLFEIIDLMGYPRISIPGIEADDVIATLAVEAKSKGIRTIIASSDKDLAQLVEDGAINMFDGMKNEMLGREEVFAKYGVYPEQVRDYLSLMGDSADNIPGVQGVGPKTAAKWIHEWGSLEGIIENAEKIKGKVGERLRDSLDVLALSKKLTTLYTEASLPFKVEELTPKDRFTERLQAIYQELGFRQLLAELEKGDAVDEGFVPPTAKASDSSVSGEEWVNPQVPATREYQTITTIAELEAFLALVPESALLAFDTETDGLEFMHSALIGISLSVAPGSAIYIPFKQAGLENPLSIDEVIPRLKPILEDPAILKVGQNAKFDWHILKRYGIEVQGIADDTMLASYILDPTGNRHNMDALAELYLGYKTTSFEEIAGKGRHQKTFDEIDIETASFYACEDADITLQLRHSILPRLKAQTGQYQIYEEIEMPLVPVLAKMEHAGIEVDAAHLEALSHEFGERLKALEIEAYELAGEEFNMSSSKQVGEILFDKLQLPVIKKTPKGAPSTAEDVLQKLAEDYPLPKLIIEYREFSKLRSTYTDSLVADINPDTGRVHTSFNQAQTSTGRLSSSNPNLQNIPIRTSEGRRIREAFVAKEGHILLSADYSQVELRLMAHFSQDETMIKAFREGKDIHAATAAEVFRTPLEKVTSQERRAAKAINFGLIYGMGAFGLAKQLGISRTQAQEYISLYFSRYPGVLNYMDQTKERAREQGYVETLLGRRLYLPGIHSSNAIARSGAERIAINAPLQGTAADIIKLAMLKVDRLLSEKPEIEAKMLLQVHDELILESSLASEKLATELLITAMTDVIEIDVPLIVEVGRGKNWDETDS; translated from the coding sequence ATGTCGAAAACATTCTTAGTCATTGATGGCTCTAACTTCCTCTTTCGTGCCTTCCACGCGTTGCCGCCACTTAAAAGCCCAGATGGCCGACCAACGGGGGCGATTCGTGGGGTGATTAATATGTTTGAGAAATTGATGCGGGAATTTCGACCGGATTATCTCGGTGTGATCTTTGACGCAAGCGGTAAGAGTTTTCGGAATGATCTGTTTGAAGAGTATAAAGCACATCGTCCGCCGATGCCGGATGATCTACGGGCACAGATTGAACCGCTCTTTGAGATTATTGATCTGATGGGTTATCCCCGTATCTCAATCCCCGGCATTGAAGCCGATGATGTGATTGCAACGCTTGCAGTGGAAGCAAAATCAAAAGGTATCCGGACTATTATTGCCTCGAGTGATAAAGATTTAGCGCAACTTGTGGAAGATGGCGCTATTAATATGTTTGACGGAATGAAAAATGAGATGCTTGGCCGAGAAGAGGTTTTTGCAAAATATGGCGTTTATCCTGAGCAAGTACGCGATTATCTCTCATTGATGGGGGATAGTGCCGATAATATTCCCGGCGTTCAAGGTGTGGGACCTAAGACTGCGGCAAAGTGGATTCACGAATGGGGTTCGCTTGAGGGAATTATTGAAAATGCCGAGAAGATCAAGGGTAAAGTAGGCGAGAGATTACGAGATAGCCTCGATGTCTTAGCACTTTCTAAAAAGCTCACAACCCTATATACCGAAGCATCCCTACCTTTTAAAGTGGAAGAATTAACACCGAAAGATCGCTTTACCGAGCGGTTACAAGCCATCTATCAAGAGCTTGGTTTCCGGCAGTTATTAGCAGAGCTTGAGAAAGGGGATGCGGTGGATGAGGGCTTTGTGCCGCCGACCGCAAAAGCCAGTGATAGTTCAGTCAGCGGTGAAGAGTGGGTTAACCCGCAGGTGCCGGCAACTCGAGAGTATCAAACGATTACTACAATAGCCGAGTTAGAGGCTTTTCTAGCATTGGTGCCGGAAAGTGCGTTACTGGCCTTTGATACAGAGACAGATGGTCTTGAGTTTATGCATTCCGCTTTAATCGGCATTTCACTATCCGTAGCGCCGGGATCTGCAATCTATATCCCCTTCAAACAGGCCGGTTTAGAAAATCCTTTGAGTATTGATGAAGTGATTCCTCGCCTAAAACCTATTCTGGAAGATCCCGCGATTCTAAAGGTAGGGCAGAATGCTAAATTTGATTGGCATATTTTGAAGCGTTATGGGATCGAAGTACAAGGTATTGCCGATGATACGATGTTGGCGAGCTATATTTTAGATCCTACTGGTAATCGTCATAATATGGATGCCTTAGCGGAACTCTATCTTGGATATAAAACCACTTCCTTTGAAGAGATTGCCGGCAAAGGGCGTCATCAGAAGACTTTTGATGAGATTGATATTGAGACAGCGAGTTTCTATGCCTGTGAAGATGCGGATATTACTTTGCAATTGCGACACAGTATATTGCCTCGCCTCAAAGCACAAACCGGGCAATATCAGATCTATGAAGAGATCGAAATGCCTTTAGTGCCGGTACTTGCAAAAATGGAACACGCCGGTATTGAGGTGGATGCTGCGCATTTAGAAGCGCTCAGTCACGAGTTTGGCGAGCGTTTAAAAGCGTTAGAGATTGAAGCGTATGAGTTAGCGGGCGAAGAATTTAATATGAGTTCATCAAAGCAGGTGGGTGAGATTCTCTTTGATAAATTACAGTTGCCGGTCATTAAGAAAACGCCAAAAGGCGCGCCGTCCACTGCGGAAGATGTATTACAAAAATTAGCGGAGGATTACCCGCTACCGAAATTGATTATTGAGTATCGGGAGTTTTCGAAGTTACGTTCAACTTATACCGATTCATTAGTCGCCGATATTAACCCTGATACAGGGCGCGTCCATACCTCATTTAACCAAGCGCAAACGAGTACCGGTCGACTCTCTTCTTCGAACCCTAATCTGCAAAATATCCCGATTCGAACTAGTGAGGGGCGACGAATTCGGGAAGCTTTTGTGGCGAAAGAGGGGCATATTCTACTCTCTGCCGACTATTCACAGGTTGAGCTTCGTTTAATGGCACATTTTTCTCAAGATGAGACGATGATTAAGGCCTTTAGAGAGGGGAAGGATATTCACGCGGCAACGGCGGCGGAAGTGTTCCGTACCCCACTTGAAAAAGTGACAAGCCAAGAGCGTCGAGCGGCGAAAGCCATTAACTTTGGTTTAATCTATGGAATGGGGGCGTTTGGATTGGCGAAGCAGTTAGGAATCTCTCGAACCCAAGCACAAGAGTATATTAGCCTCTATTTTAGCCGTTATCCCGGCGTTTTAAATTATATGGATCAGACGAAAGAGCGCGCTCGCGAGCAAGGTTATGTAGAAACGCTATTAGGGCGTAGGCTCTATCTTCCGGGAATTCATAGCAGTAATGCCATTGCCCGTTCAGGTGCAGAGCGAATTGCAATCAATGCACCACTGCAAGGAACGGCAGCCGATATCATCAAATTAGCAATGCTAAAGGTAGATCGTTTGTTGAGTGAAAAACCGGAGATTGAAGCGAAAATGTTATTACAAGTGCACGATGAATTGATTCTAGAGTCTTCACTTGCATCAGAGAAGTTAGCAACAGAATTACTGATTACAGCAATGACCGATGTGATTGAGATTGATGTACCGCTGATTGTAGAAGTCGGTCGTGGTAAGAATTGGGATGAAACAGATAGTTAA
- a CDS encoding NAD(P)(+) transhydrogenase (Re/Si-specific) subunit beta yields MGALLVNIGYFVAAIVFIYALKSMSHPSTARKGIHYAGLAMLLAVVITLFHPAITAHHYFTNLILIIIAVAIGAVIAKRSALKVAMTDMPQMIAIYNGVGGGAAAIIGAIALLQVGSAENTSSALFLAAIGGFIGAVSFTGSIVAWAKLDGRMNKTIRFKNRNAVNLFLLMFSLLLALLLASNAEPSYFMIFIFFAFTLALGALVAIPIGGADMPVIISLFNAFTGIAVAFEGIALDNGGLIIAGTTVGAAGTLLTVLMAKAMNRSLSNVLFSNFGEKSAEETEIEGSMTETDAANAAMTMAYSDRVIIVPGYGLAAAQAQHKVAELVKILENRDVDVRFAIHPVAGRMPGHMNVLLAESGIPYESIFDLDEINDEFKDTDVVLVIGANDVVNPVARTDKSSPIYGMPILNADQAKQVFVIKRGQGSGFSGIENHLFYLDNTDMVYGDAQKVLNEMITTLKSL; encoded by the coding sequence ATGGGCGCACTGCTTGTGAATATTGGCTACTTTGTAGCTGCTATTGTTTTTATCTACGCGCTCAAAAGTATGAGCCATCCTTCAACCGCTCGCAAAGGGATTCACTATGCGGGATTAGCGATGTTATTAGCGGTTGTGATTACCCTATTTCATCCGGCGATTACAGCGCATCACTATTTTACAAACTTAATTTTGATTATTATCGCGGTCGCCATCGGTGCTGTGATTGCAAAACGCTCTGCACTCAAAGTGGCAATGACCGATATGCCACAGATGATCGCAATCTATAATGGCGTTGGTGGCGGAGCGGCTGCGATTATTGGGGCAATTGCCTTACTTCAAGTAGGTTCAGCAGAAAACACCTCTAGCGCACTATTCCTAGCCGCTATTGGTGGCTTTATCGGTGCGGTTTCTTTCACCGGTTCTATCGTGGCTTGGGCAAAATTAGATGGCCGAATGAATAAAACCATTCGCTTTAAAAATCGTAATGCGGTTAACCTCTTCTTATTGATGTTCTCGCTACTCTTAGCATTACTCCTAGCATCAAATGCAGAGCCTAGCTACTTTATGATCTTTATCTTCTTCGCCTTCACCCTTGCATTAGGAGCTTTAGTAGCGATTCCTATTGGTGGCGCAGATATGCCGGTCATCATTTCGCTCTTCAATGCCTTTACCGGTATTGCTGTTGCCTTTGAAGGGATTGCGCTCGACAACGGTGGCCTTATCATCGCCGGTACAACCGTCGGGGCGGCAGGTACACTCTTGACAGTTCTCATGGCGAAAGCAATGAACCGTTCATTAAGCAATGTTCTCTTCTCTAACTTTGGTGAAAAGAGTGCGGAAGAGACAGAGATTGAAGGCTCAATGACGGAAACAGATGCGGCAAATGCGGCGATGACAATGGCTTACTCTGATCGCGTCATTATCGTCCCAGGTTACGGTTTAGCGGCGGCGCAAGCACAACATAAAGTGGCAGAGCTTGTGAAGATTCTTGAAAATCGCGACGTTGATGTGCGCTTTGCAATTCATCCTGTTGCAGGAAGAATGCCGGGCCATATGAATGTTCTGCTTGCAGAATCAGGGATTCCTTACGAGAGCATCTTTGACCTTGATGAGATTAATGATGAGTTTAAAGATACCGATGTCGTACTTGTGATCGGTGCAAATGATGTAGTCAATCCTGTCGCTCGGACAGATAAATCAAGTCCGATCTACGGTATGCCCATCCTCAATGCCGACCAAGCAAAACAGGTATTTGTCATCAAACGGGGTCAAGGCTCAGGCTTCTCGGGTATTGAGAACCATCTCTTCTATCTCGATAATACCGATATGGTTTATGGAGATGCCCAAAAAGTGTTAAATGAGATGATTACTACGCTAAAATCACTCTAA
- a CDS encoding NAD(P) transhydrogenase subunit alpha translates to MITGFAALYIVVLSAILGYEVISRVPAILHTPLMSGSNFIHGIILVGAMIALGHAEGAFQTILAFIAVIFGAINAVGGYYVTDRMLEMFKSNKKEEK, encoded by the coding sequence ATGATTACAGGATTTGCAGCGCTCTATATCGTTGTGCTTTCTGCTATTTTGGGCTATGAAGTAATCTCCCGAGTACCGGCGATTCTCCATACTCCATTAATGTCAGGTTCAAACTTCATCCATGGAATTATTCTCGTGGGTGCGATGATTGCACTTGGCCATGCAGAAGGGGCATTTCAAACAATCCTAGCTTTTATTGCCGTTATCTTTGGTGCAATTAATGCCGTAGGTGGTTACTACGTCACCGATCGGATGCTCGAGATGTTCAAATCTAACAAAAAAGAGGAGAAATAG
- a CDS encoding NAD(P) transhydrogenase subunit alpha, with protein MIKTIIVLKEHNPLEKRVALDPKNIERLVKKGFQVIVAPEAGKHAYFSDEEYIAAGATVDVPDFATPAIILAINPPDKKIINQFKAGSTLICLLDPYRQIPLIKQLAEAKIDAIALEFIPRITRAQSMDVLSSQATISGYQSALIAASSSPRFFPMLTTAAGTIRPAKVLVIGAGVAGLQAIATAKRLGAQVEAYDIRPDAKEQVESLGAKLVDTGVNAAGEGGYARELTDEEKAQQAEALAKHVKGVHVIISTAAIPGRRAPLIITKEMVESMMPGSVIVDMAAETGGNCALTKVGETIEHHGITICGPQNLPSTVAIHASEMFAQNIYNYLSPFITEEGLQFDSEDEVVKDSRIIHNGEVVSERIKPLLTA; from the coding sequence ATGATAAAAACCATCATTGTCCTGAAAGAGCATAATCCTCTTGAAAAACGTGTGGCGCTTGATCCGAAAAATATTGAACGTCTTGTTAAAAAAGGCTTTCAAGTGATCGTAGCCCCTGAGGCTGGCAAGCACGCTTATTTTAGTGATGAAGAGTATATTGCAGCAGGTGCTACGGTAGATGTACCTGATTTTGCAACGCCTGCCATCATTCTTGCGATTAATCCTCCCGATAAAAAAATCATCAATCAATTTAAAGCAGGATCAACCTTGATCTGTTTACTCGATCCCTATCGGCAAATTCCGCTTATCAAGCAGTTAGCCGAAGCTAAAATTGATGCGATCGCTCTTGAATTTATTCCTCGCATAACAAGAGCACAGAGCATGGATGTTCTCTCTTCACAAGCGACCATCTCGGGCTATCAAAGTGCACTCATAGCAGCAAGTAGCTCTCCACGCTTCTTCCCGATGCTTACAACAGCAGCCGGCACTATCCGCCCAGCCAAAGTTTTAGTGATCGGTGCAGGCGTTGCCGGCTTACAGGCAATTGCTACAGCCAAACGTCTCGGCGCACAAGTTGAAGCGTACGATATTCGCCCAGATGCGAAAGAGCAAGTGGAATCACTCGGTGCAAAACTCGTCGATACCGGCGTTAATGCCGCAGGAGAAGGCGGTTATGCTCGTGAATTAACTGATGAAGAGAAGGCACAGCAAGCCGAAGCGCTCGCAAAACATGTGAAGGGTGTTCATGTCATCATCTCAACAGCGGCAATTCCGGGTCGACGTGCGCCGCTCATTATCACAAAAGAGATGGTTGAGTCGATGATGCCGGGCTCTGTGATCGTGGATATGGCTGCAGAAACCGGTGGCAACTGCGCACTAACAAAGGTTGGAGAGACCATTGAACATCACGGTATCACTATCTGTGGCCCACAAAACTTACCCTCTACTGTTGCAATTCATGCATCAGAGATGTTTGCACAAAATATTTATAACTACCTAAGTCCCTTCATCACTGAAGAGGGACTACAATTCGATTCTGAAGATGAAGTCGTCAAAGATTCCCGTATTATTCACAATGGCGAAGTTGTCTCTGAACGTATTAAACCGCTTCTCACAGCTTAA
- the ccmC gene encoding heme ABC transporter permease CcmC, whose protein sequence is MAKQNQKQRPATGKGQSKWTAFKRLISYKYFVPFARKIIPWAFALSAIVAVAGLYYGLFNSPVDYQQGNTVRIMYIHVPAAILSSVLYMVVAGLSVLFLIFRIKLFPVVARATAVLGAVYTLITLVTGAIWGAPTWGTWWVWDVRLTSVLILFFLYLGYIGLDNAFEDREKGNIAISILAIIGVVIVPIIKVSVYLFATLHQKSTIFAEGGPSLAPEMLRPLMLMMVAYGLFTVGYILLKSVHLIYREQLEQRYSKLG, encoded by the coding sequence GTGGCGAAGCAGAATCAAAAACAAAGACCAGCAACAGGAAAAGGTCAATCTAAATGGACCGCATTTAAACGGTTGATTAGTTATAAGTATTTCGTGCCTTTTGCCCGGAAAATCATTCCTTGGGCTTTTGCCTTAAGTGCCATTGTTGCAGTGGCTGGGCTCTATTATGGCCTCTTTAACTCGCCTGTGGATTATCAACAGGGTAATACTGTACGAATTATGTATATCCATGTGCCGGCAGCAATTCTTTCATCGGTACTCTATATGGTAGTAGCGGGATTAAGTGTCCTATTTTTGATCTTTAGAATTAAGTTATTTCCGGTGGTTGCAAGAGCAACTGCGGTATTAGGCGCGGTTTACACGCTTATTACATTGGTCACAGGGGCGATTTGGGGAGCACCGACTTGGGGAACTTGGTGGGTTTGGGATGTACGTTTAACGTCCGTATTGATTCTCTTTTTCCTCTATTTAGGTTATATCGGCTTAGATAATGCCTTTGAAGATCGAGAAAAGGGGAACATTGCCATCTCGATTTTAGCGATTATTGGTGTTGTCATTGTGCCGATTATTAAGGTGTCGGTCTATCTCTTTGCGACCCTTCATCAAAAAAGCACAATTTTTGCTGAAGGGGGGCCAAGCCTTGCACCTGAAATGCTTCGGCCGCTAATGTTGATGATGGTGGCTTATGGTCTTTTTACGGTGGGATATATTCTATTGAAGAGCGTACATCTGATTTATCGAGAGCAATTAGAGCAGCGTTATAGTAAGTTAGGGTAA
- the ccmD gene encoding heme exporter protein CcmD, with product MSVFLDLLNMGKHTAYVWSCYGFVAICLIGLIVALIMEGRNLKKAMLQEGVEYGSK from the coding sequence ATGTCAGTATTTTTAGATCTTTTGAACATGGGGAAACATACGGCGTATGTTTGGAGTTGCTACGGTTTTGTGGCAATCTGTCTTATTGGTTTGATCGTCGCTCTCATTATGGAAGGGCGTAATTTAAAAAAGGCAATGTTGCAGGAGGGAGTGGAATATGGCTCAAAATAG
- the ccmE gene encoding cytochrome c maturation protein CcmE: MAQNSTAMPKKRRMMSPKQKQRMWIIIALVVAAFVVIGFAMYASRDNLNLYYSPEQVSRGEAPLEKTIRVGGLVVPGTLEKGSDNLEVKFALVDGSGEQIVVTYDGILPDLFREGQGIIARGMLIEGNQFTAEEILAKHDEEYMPPEVAATLEAQGHPGKQIEATKKAQNSDASK, from the coding sequence ATGGCTCAAAATAGTACGGCAATGCCGAAAAAACGTCGCATGATGTCGCCAAAACAGAAACAGCGAATGTGGATTATTATTGCTTTAGTGGTTGCGGCTTTTGTCGTCATCGGGTTTGCAATGTATGCCTCAAGAGATAATCTCAACCTCTACTATTCGCCGGAGCAAGTCTCTAGAGGGGAAGCGCCTTTAGAGAAAACAATTCGTGTTGGTGGTTTAGTGGTGCCGGGGACTCTAGAGAAAGGTTCAGATAATTTAGAAGTGAAATTTGCTTTAGTCGATGGTTCGGGTGAACAGATCGTTGTGACTTATGATGGAATCTTGCCGGATCTCTTTAGAGAAGGGCAAGGGATTATTGCTCGCGGGATGCTAATCGAAGGTAATCAATTTACCGCTGAAGAGATTTTGGCAAAACATGATGAAGAGTATATGCCACCCGAAGTTGCTGCAACACTTGAAGCTCAGGGACACCCTGGTAAGCAGATTGAAGCAACTAAAAAAGCACAAAATAGCGATGCTTCAAAGTAG
- a CDS encoding heme lyase CcmF/NrfE family subunit codes for MLPLGQLSLYVALGVSIALFIIPLLGIKLRSPQLMYSARPLTIWLFVLVAFSFIYLGHLFWISDFSYSYVFLNSNTKLPSVYKITAIWGGHEGSMLLWVFTLVAWMLAAVFFTRKMPLELSSTTLAILGGISAGFIAFLIFTSDPFARNLTLDLYDGRDLNPLLQDVGLIIHPPLLYMGYVGFAVPYAFMCAILLTGHIDRVSIRWVRPWALAAWGFLTLGITVGSWWAYYELGWGGWWFWDPVENASLIPWILGAALLHSLAATEKRKVFTLWTVIIALLTFCLSVLGTFLVRSGVLTSVHSFAADPKRGQFILFLLAVIILFGFILLLFRASKIRQNAHLSLVSKETGILFNNIFLSIACFVVLLGTLYPLVVDILQIGKISVGEGYFNQYMVPITLLILIILGFGPLLRFKQDHFARIKKPLMIMALLSIILGLGSNFLYAGRLDLWVSVSLVLCYWVFFGILFEVKLNGSAKDSYFQALKRQTLSRWGMNLGHLGLIIVIVGITMTSHYSDEQDRLVRVGETVEVQEYGFKLLALEDIQGSNYRGTKGTIQVYQNGKPLRMMYPEKRIYTVSMMPISEVALRPSLLDDLYVAMAEERAENAWAIRLYVKPFVRWIWLGGLIISLAALLSILDRRYRVGRRMKVNSEVKTEDIA; via the coding sequence ATGCTTCCCTTAGGTCAGCTTTCTCTCTATGTCGCCCTTGGCGTCTCAATTGCACTCTTTATTATCCCGCTATTAGGGATAAAACTTCGTAGTCCGCAGCTTATGTATAGTGCAAGACCATTGACGATCTGGCTCTTTGTCTTGGTAGCATTCTCTTTTATCTATTTGGGGCACCTATTCTGGATTAGTGATTTTAGCTATTCCTATGTATTTTTGAATTCTAATACCAAGCTTCCCTCCGTTTATAAAATTACTGCTATTTGGGGCGGGCATGAAGGCTCGATGTTACTTTGGGTCTTTACCCTTGTTGCGTGGATGTTAGCCGCAGTCTTCTTTACACGGAAAATGCCGCTAGAACTCTCATCGACGACGTTAGCGATCTTAGGGGGGATTAGTGCCGGTTTTATCGCTTTTTTGATCTTCACATCCGATCCATTTGCGAGAAACTTAACACTTGATCTCTATGATGGCCGTGATCTTAATCCATTGCTGCAAGATGTAGGGCTTATTATCCATCCACCACTACTTTATATGGGCTATGTGGGTTTTGCGGTGCCTTATGCATTTATGTGCGCTATCCTATTAACAGGTCACATTGACCGCGTCTCGATTCGTTGGGTACGACCTTGGGCACTGGCTGCTTGGGGGTTTTTGACACTGGGGATTACTGTCGGTAGCTGGTGGGCTTACTACGAGCTTGGCTGGGGAGGCTGGTGGTTTTGGGATCCTGTAGAAAATGCTTCATTAATCCCATGGATTTTAGGGGCAGCCTTATTGCATTCCTTAGCGGCAACCGAGAAACGTAAAGTATTTACCTTGTGGACTGTAATTATTGCGCTGTTGACCTTCTGTTTAAGCGTGCTTGGAACTTTCCTCGTTCGTTCAGGGGTTTTAACTTCGGTTCATTCATTTGCAGCCGATCCTAAGCGTGGACAATTTATCCTCTTCTTATTAGCAGTGATTATCCTCTTTGGTTTTATCCTGCTTCTCTTTAGAGCCTCAAAAATTCGTCAAAATGCGCATTTGAGCTTGGTTTCAAAAGAGACGGGGATTCTCTTTAATAATATTTTTCTCTCAATTGCCTGCTTTGTCGTTTTATTAGGAACACTCTATCCTCTTGTTGTCGATATTTTACAAATCGGTAAAATTTCAGTGGGTGAGGGTTACTTCAATCAATATATGGTGCCCATTACGCTCTTAATCTTGATCATTCTTGGTTTTGGTCCGCTACTTCGCTTCAAGCAAGATCATTTTGCGCGAATTAAAAAGCCGCTGATGATAATGGCGCTGCTCTCTATTATATTGGGGCTTGGTAGTAATTTTCTCTATGCCGGACGCCTTGATCTATGGGTATCGGTGAGTTTAGTGCTCTGTTATTGGGTCTTCTTTGGAATTCTTTTTGAAGTGAAGCTTAACGGCAGTGCAAAAGATAGCTATTTCCAAGCATTGAAACGGCAAACCTTATCGCGCTGGGGGATGAACCTTGGACATTTAGGGTTAATCATTGTGATTGTCGGGATTACGATGACTTCACACTATAGCGATGAGCAAGATCGCTTAGTGCGTGTCGGTGAGACGGTAGAAGTACAAGAGTATGGTTTTAAATTATTGGCATTAGAAGATATCCAAGGTTCTAACTATCGTGGGACTAAGGGAACGATCCAAGTGTATCAGAATGGCAAACCATTACGGATGATGTATCCAGAGAAGCGGATCTATACGGTGAGTATGATGCCGATTAGTGAGGTAGCGCTGCGTCCTTCATTGTTAGATGATCTCTATGTGGCAATGGCAGAGGAACGAGCAGAGAATGCTTGGGCGATTCGTCTCTATGTGAAACCTTTTGTTCGTTGGATTTGGCTTGGTGGGCTT